The Pygocentrus nattereri isolate fPygNat1 chromosome 4, fPygNat1.pri, whole genome shotgun sequence genome includes a window with the following:
- the LOC108412361 gene encoding G-protein coupled receptor family C group 6 member A-like, producing MASCVSSLCFCALWVAVMSGLGVRCDNTDSLCGAYAPGDIVLGILASVHTKVKDLQDRVRPDKYTCTDFDLIPFVHSLATIYTIEKINDSGFLPGIRLGYLMCDPCVYSTKALQCVEHMLSINKTLAVLTDNSNFSSPVKAFMGERYSELSIPVAKLLSIYMIPQISCTSSSPALSDKSRYASFFRVIPSDVYQTKALAKLMKYFNWDWVGVVTIDDEYGEPALQHFMVDSGRESICVEYQEVLPNYLGSLNIEQRIKAVADVIRSSTAKVVLLILRPEHVEMLFQELIKTNTSRIWIASDAWSTARFVMKMKDINKVGDIFGFDFVTGMIPGFEDYLKNLTVSQGVRNDFIREYKQLRFNCSQQSEHTSPLACNVTDPLEANDDYLLNAVHLMEAYNQRVAVYAVAHAIRNLLKCNDTACSGAANLLPWQLVDILHKVNFTLDNQTYAFNQYGDFDSGYDLIMWKKSGDERVPNVVGRFLIEKDEVEIDDHKIPWTNNTVPLSRCSVTCLPGTEKNISNMSCCYTCTNCSEGSYSNETDQLACKQCPEGSWSLPGSRECQKWKIWFLEWSAAYSIVVMIGTVIGALLLVFSFIFYILHREKPIIKGILVISCLMKFGLMVSFGGVILFLGSPNIHICRAQQTMYGLGFTLCVSCILVKAVHTFLAYMAFNPDRHRMLRRLDKPFVIIGILTAIQALICIFWMVFDPVDVEEKQSKTQLLTLNRLCTQGSMYGFGAMHVYIALLAVVCFGLAFKGRDDETDPIVFSMLIHLFAWLCFIPIFITQYESRPIVQISGIMVSNYGVIFCHFAPKWFKILSEKSEALKAVKPPVDPLKDENDSGVVCRTPNDIISLRTISQTRFSIAESEISNWDINSLHLSEVTIDSVRCRKPRSQRPRSL from the exons ATGGCGTCATGTGTatcttctctgtgtttttgtgcgttGTGGGTGGCTGTAATGTCGGGGTTGGGGGTCCGCTGCGATAATACGGACTCCCTGTGTGGGGCATATGCACCTGGAGACATTGTTCTTGGGATTTTGGCATCAGTTCACACTAAAGTAAAGGACCTTCAGGATCGGGTTCGCCCGGATAAATATACCTGCACAGA CTTTGATCTCATACCATTTGTCCACTCTCTGGCTACAATTTACACCATTGAAAAGATCAATGACTCTGGATTTCTTCCTGGGATTCGGCTTGGATATCTGATGTGCGATCCCTGTGTGTACTCTACCAAAGCCTTGCAGTGCGTGGAGCACATGCTTTCTATTAACAAGACACTTGCAGTTCTCACCGACAACTCAAACTTTTCCTCGCCAGTGAAGGCTTTCATGGGCGAGAGATATTCTGAGCTGTCCATTCCTGTGGCCAAACTGCTCAGCATCTACATGATTCCCCAG ATCAGCTGCACATCTTCTTCACCAGCACTGAGCGACAAATCACGTTATGCATCCTTTTTCCGTGTCATTCCAAGCGATGTGTACCAGACGAAGGCCCTGGCGAAGCTAATGAAGTACTTTAACTGGGACTGGGTTGGAGTGGTGACGATAGACGATGAGTATGGAGAACCTGCTTTGCAGCATTTTATGGTTGATTCAGGACGAGAAAGCATATGTGTGGAGTACCAGGAAGTGTTACCAAACTACTTAGGTTCCTTAAATATTGAGCAGCGCATCAAAGCCGTGGCTGATGTTATCCGAAGTTCCACCGCCAAAGTTGTGCTGCTCATTCTGAGACCAGAACATGTGGAGATGCTCTTTCAGGAGCTGATTAAGACCAATACTTCTCGAATCTGGATCGCCAGTGATGCCTGGTCTACAGCACGGTTTGTGATGAAGATGAAGGACATAAACAAAGTGGGCGACATCTTTGGCTTTGACTTTGTCACAGGGATGATCCCAGGTTTTGAAGACTACCTCAAGAATCTGACTGTAAGCCAAGGAGTGAGGAATGATTTCATCAGGGAGTACAAACAGTTGAGGTTCAACTGCAGTCAGCAGTCAGAGCACACGTCCCCTTTGGCCTGCAATGTGACAGACCCACTGGAGGCCAACGATGACTACCTGCTCAATGCTGTGCATCTGATGGAGGCCTACAATCAGAGAGTAGCAGTGTACGCTGTAGCTCATGCCATCAGGAACCTTCTAAAATGCAATGACACTGCCTGCTCTGGAGCTGCCAACTTACTGCCGTGGCAG cttgTAGACATTCTTCACAAAGTGAACTTCACTTTGGACAATCAGACATACGCCTTTAATCAATATGGGGATTTTGACAGTGGTTACGATCTCATAATGTGGAAAAAGAGTGGTGATGAAAGAGTGCCTAATGTGGTGGGGAGGTTTCTCATAGAAAAAGACGAAGTTGAGATTGATGACCACAAAATCCCCTGGACCAACAACACG GTGCCCTTGTCCAGATGTTCAGTGACATGTCTCCCAGGCACAGAgaagaacatatcaaatatgTCCTGTTGTTATACCTGTACTAACTGTAGCGAGGGATCCTATTCTAATGAGACAG aTCAACTTGCCTGTAAACAATGTCCAGAAGGCTCTTGGTCTCTTCCAGGGTCGAGGGAATGTCAGAAATGGAAGATCTGGTTTTTGGAGTGGTCTGCAGCTTATTCCATTGTAGTGATGATTGGAACAGTAATAGGTGCTctactgctggtgttctcattCATCTTTTACATCCTACACAGAGAAAAACCCATCATAAAGGGCATCTTAGTCATTTCATGTCTGATGAAATTTGGCCTGATGGTGAGTTTTGGAGGTGTAATACTTTTCTTAGGCAGCCCAAACATCCATATTTGCAGAGCACAACAGACCATGTATGGTCTTGGGTTCACTCTCTGTGTGTCCTGCATTCTGGTTAAGGCCGTTCACACATTCTTGGCCTATATGGCCTTCAACCCAGACAGACATCGCATGCTGAGAAGACTAGATAAGCCCTTTGTCATCATAGGAATCCTCACTGCTATTCAAGCTCTCATCTGCATCTTCTGGATGGTATTTGATCCTGTTGATGTTGAGGAGAAACAATCAAAAACTCAGTTACTTACCCTGAACCGTCTGTGCACTCAGGGCTCTATGTATGGCTTTGGTGCGATGCATGTCTACATTGCTTTACTAGCTGTGGTGTGTTTTGGATTGGCCTTCAAGGGGAGAGATGATGAGACTGATCCTATAGTCTTCAGCATGCTCATCCATCTGTTTGCCTGGCTTTGCTTTATTCCAATCTTTATCACTCAATATGAGTCACGCCCCATCGTCCAGATCTCTGGCATTATGGTCTCCAACTATGGAGTCATCTTCTGCCACTTCGCCCCAAAATGGTTTAAGATCCTCTCCGAAAAGTCTGAGGCATTGAAGGCAGTTAAACCCCCAGTTGATCctcttaaagatgaaaatgACTCTGGGGTCGTTTGTAGGACCCCAAATGATATCATATCATTACGCACTATATCACAAACCCGATTCAGCATTGCGGAGTCAGAAATATCCAACTGGGATATTAACAGCCTGCATCTTTCAGAAGTCACTATTGATTCAGTTAGGTGTCGGAAACCAAGGAGTCAACGACCAAGGAGTCTCTAA